The following is a genomic window from Paenibacillus sp. FSL R5-0766.
CGGCCCTGTTCGGAGATGGCGCGGCCGCTGTTATTATTGAACGTTCGCCTGAAGGATCATCGTCGCAGATTGTACATGCTTCCCTTCAAACCTACAGCCGAGGTGCTCGCTTCTCGGAGATTGCAGGTGGAGGTACACGGCTGCATGCTTCGAATTATAAGGCAGATCAACCTGAGCCCTACCTATTTCATATGGATGGACAGGCGATCTTCCGCATGGCTTCCAGACTTCTGCCTGGATTCATCAGCGAAATGCTGCAGGCAACCGGGAATCGAATGGCGGATTTCCAATTGGTCATTCCCCATCAGGGAAGTGCCATGGCGATGAGACTGATTCGCAAGAAGCTTGACATTGCTGAAGATCGGTTTATGGACATCACACGAAATCACGGCAATACGATTGCGGCATCGATCCCGATGGGTCTGCATGAAGCGATTAGACAACAGCGTATTCAGCGTGGAGATCGGGTGTTGATGATTGGCACAGCTGCCGGATTATCATTGGGAGGACTCATTTTTGACTACTAGATCTGGGGAAACCAGACATCGTACAGCTGCTTCTCTCCGTGTGTTGCTTACAGGCGGAAGGGCTCCCGTAACGCTGGATCTGGCACGCATGCTTCATCGGGCAGGCCATCGGGTCTATGTCGCGGAGAGTGCCGTACGGCATCTGACCAGATCATCTCGTGCAGTGGAACAGTGCGCTGTGGTCCCATCGCCGCGTCATAACACACGTGCGTATCTGGCAGAGCTGGAAGGGTTGGCACAGGATTGGCAGATCGACCTGTTGATTCCGATGTGTGAAGAAGTCTTTTATGTTGCTCAAGGGGCAGACAGACTGCGTGTATATTGCCGTGTTCTGGTTACAACTCTGGAGCAGCTGTATGAGCTGCATCATAAATATGATTTTATCCAGCTTGCAGGCTCACTCGGTCTTTCGGTTCCGGATACACGCCTGATCCACAGTCGGCAGGAATGGATGGAAGCTCAGTCTGTTCTGGGAAAACTAGGAGATTGGGTATGGAAGCCGGTGTATTCCCGCTTTGCAGCCAAAGTTCGCATGCCAATACTCATGACCGATGACGCTGGGGTAGGGACGGATCAGGAAGGAAACGTAAGCGAAAAGAAACGTCGACATTTTCGTAACGACCCTCCGGAAGAAGGGGAATTATCCGTTGCTTCACCTTGGGTTGCACAGGCCTACATTCCTGGTCAGATGTTATGTACTTACAGCATAGCGCATGAAGGGCAACTGGTTGCACATGCCACTTACGACAGTCGCTATCGTACAGGAAGCGTGGGAGCCAGTGTTTTTTTTGAACAGGTGGAACATGAAGGTGCCCTTGCGTGGGTGAGACAATTTGTTGAGGCAACGGGTTTTAGTGGGCAGATTGGGTTTGATTTTATAGAAGGTCCGGATGGGCAGGTATACGCAATTGAGTGTAATCCGAGGGCAACGAGTGGGATTCATCTATTTCACCCCGGAGATGACTTGGTGCGTGCACTAACTGAACCGGAGACGTTGGTAAAAGAAAGAAAAATGATCACGCCCGCACGGGGCAGCAAAGCCATGCTCATGCTTCCCATGTTAGGAAGCGGAGTACAGCAGATCTTTGGCAAAGGGAAGCTCCGTGCATGGATAGCTGCGTGGCGTGGAACCAGGGATGTGGTCTATGTAGGGCAGGATATCCAGCCTGTATTTGAACAATTCGGAGTGGTGCTAGCCGCATGGCGTCTGGCAAAATCGCAGAAGTGCTCGCTGACTGAAGCTTTGACTCATGACATAGAATGGAACGGTGAACAACAATGAATAGAGCATTGGTTACAGGAGCTACGGGATGTCTGGGCAGGCATCTCGCGATACGGCTTGCCCAAGAGGGATGGGAAGTCACTGGCATGGGCCGACAGCCAAAGGTTGGTGCAGAACTTGAGTCGGCAGGAGTCCGATTCCTCAATGGAGATATACGGAATGAGGCAGTAGTAAACGAAGGGTGTGCGGGGCAGGATATGGTGTTTCACTGTGCGGCACTATCATCGCCATGGGGTAAATATCGTGACTTTTATAGCAGTAATGTAGAAGGCACACAAAACCTCATTGATGTATGCCTGCATAATAAAGTACAGCGATTCATACATGTCTCGACTCCAAGTATATATTTTAACTACATACCACGATATAACGTACATGAGAATGACCCGTTGCCATCCAAACCAGCCAATCATTATGCAGCCACGAAGCTTCTCGCTGAGCAGGTTGTAATGGAGGGGCATGCGAAGGGGCTTCCGTCGATCATCATTCGACCGCGAGCCATCTTTGGTCCGTATGATCAGACGTTATTTCCCAGAATTGTCGCAGCAAACGCGAAATCGGGCGTGCCCATGATCGGTGATGGACAGGCATTAATCGATCTGACCTGTGTGGATAATGTGGTGGATGCCTTATTATTGTGCCGCGATGCCTCTACAGAAGCACTTGGTAGAGCCTACAATATCTCCAATGGCGATCCAAGGGCGTTCAGTGAGTTGGTGAGCAGCCTGTTTGGCATGCTGGATATGCCCTTGCGTCGTCGAAACATTCCTTATCGGATGGCATATGGTGTGGCAGCGTTGCTGGAGCGAGTTCATGGCTATATTCCTGCGTTGGGTGAACCTCCGTTGACACGGTATACAGTCGGATCCTTATCCATCCCACAGACGTTGGATATTACGGATGCACGGGAGCAATTGGGATACATCCCTCGGGTGTCCATTGAAGAGGGATTGCAACAATTTGCAGACTGGTGGAGGGCTGAATCATGCTGACAACAACTCCGGTGGAACTATATTTGGGTGCGGCGGGTTACTGTACACATCCGGAGTTTCTGACGCTGCGTGGTGGTCGATTGAGTCCAGTACCTTTCCCGGCAGGATTTGCCTGCATCATTCATCCCGTACATGGACCGATCCTGCTGGATACGGGATATAGTTCCCGCTTTTTCAAGGAAACGGCTCATTTGCCTAACGCACTGTATCGTCATATTACACCTGTGGTCTATCGCGAGGAGGATAGTGCCGTTCATTTTTTGGCTCGAATTGGACTGAAAGCTTCGGATATTCGGTATATCATCCTCTCGCATTTTCACGGCGATCATATCGCGGGTGTACGAGATTTCCCGGAGGCACAATTTATCTATCTGCCAAGGGCCTATGATGCTGTGCGCTCACTTGGTCCGATTGCGGCTGTAAAAGCAGGCTTTCTTGCCGGGTTGTTGCCCGAGGATTTTATGGCCAGATCATGGCCTGTTACGTGTGAGCCTGAGCGATGGACGAGAGCGGGGGAAGCTTTCCCTTTTGATGAGGTCTATGACATCTTTGGTGATGGCAGTCTGCTGGGGGTGGATGTATCCGGTCATGCGGAAGGCATGATGGGACTTCTGTTGCGTACCGAAGAACATGACTATTTTCTCTGCGCGGACGCGGTGTGGTCGAGTCGGGCTTTTCGTGAACAACGCAGACCTCATGCGCTTGCGGGTATTATTATGTCGAATCGACAGGAATACCACCGTAATTTTGACAAGCTGGTTCAGCTGTATCAGCAGTTTCCCCACATTCGAATTGTGCCGAGCCATTGTCGAGATGTACTGGACGCTTGGGGCACAGGAGGGCAGAAACGATGAGTAATACCTTTCGCATTGTAGTTCATTATGCACTCGCACGTGGGCTGCGAACATGGAAAACACGAGAACAACTTGAGCGCTGGCAAGAGCGCCGGATTATTCGGCATGTTCATCAGATCCGTGCCCGATCTCCGTTTTACCGGAAGTGGTGGGGTGGCGTGGACGCAACCGACTGGAGAAGCTTTCCTTTGATTGACAAATCAATCATGATGGAACATTTCGATACACTGAACACGGTGGGCATTACCAAAGTTGAAGCGCTGGCTCTTGCAGGTGAAAGTGAAGAAACGCGTGATTTCAAACCTTCCATTCAAGGCGTGACCGTTGGATTGTCTTCGGGTACGTCAGGGAACCGGGGAATATTTCTGGTAAGTGATCGGGAGCAGGATGCGTGGACGGGCAAAGTGCTGGCTAAGTTGCTGCCCGGTGGACTGTGGAAACCTGCCAAGATTGCATTTTTCCTGCGAGCCAACAGTAATCTGTATGAATCGGTGCAGCGTGGCAAATTGCAATTTCAGTATTTTGATCTGCTGGAACGTGTGGAGACCTTGGTTAAGCGGCTGGAAACCTACCAACCTACCGTGTGGGTGGCTCCTCCATCCATGCTGCGTCTGTTGGCGGATGCCTATGTGGCAGGCTATCTGACTGCTGTACCGGATAAAATCATCTCTGTTGCCGAGGTGCTGGACCCCCTGGATCGCAAGGTGTTGGAGAAGATCTTCGGACAGACCGTTCATCAAGTATATCAGTGTACAGAAGGGTTCCTGGGTGCAACCTGTCGTTATGGCACACTGCATTTGAATGAAGATATCGTGCATATTGAAAAAGAGTTCATTGATCCCGCCACCCGACGGTTCGTGCCCATTATTACGGACTTCTCCAGAACATCACAGCCGATAATCCGGTATCGGCTGAATGATATTCTGACCGAGGCCGCGCTGCCATGTGCCTGTGGTTCCCCGTTTACTGCCATTGAGCGGATTGAAGGCCGCTGTGATGACACGCTTTATTTTTCAAACATGCATACGGGTGAGGCGGTACCGGTCTTTCCGGATTTCGTTACCCGTTCGGTCATTGCGGCTTCGCCGGATATTGAACATTATCGTGTGGTGCAGCAAGGGGACGGAACAATGGAGGTATCCCTTCGACTTGGGGGGAACGCAGTGATGGCTCAGGTTGAGACCAATGTACTGCTGGAACTGATGAAGCTGGGAGAGCGGCTTGAATGCACCTTACCTGAGATCAGATTTGTACCGTATACGTTTGAACCGGGACTTACGAAGCTGCGCAGGGTGGAGAGACGGCATAATGGAGTGGCGGATTAAGCAGTAGGTGCCGTGCGGTATAGGTAGGAACGGGAAGTAAGTAATTTACCGAGGAAAGAAGGACACACCGTGACAGTAGAGGAAAACTTAACAGAAGCCGGACAGGGACGGATTAATGCAGGTTCTGATGTAGTGAAAAAGACGAAGGAAGGAATTAACGCTCCGGTGGCCTTAATTACAGGCACATCCAGCGGCTTCGGTATGCTCACCGCAATCACCCTTGCCAAGCAGGGATATCTTGTTGTTGCTACAATGCGTGATCTGAGTCGAAGAAAAGAATTGGTGAAACTGGCTGAACAGGCGGGGATAACCGAACGTTTGCAATATGTGCAACTGGACGTGACTGATGCTGAATCAGTGCAGGAAGCTGTGGGGTCCGTACTTCTTCATAATGGCCGAATAGACATGCTGGTGAACAATGCAGGATTTGCGGTTGGCGGGTTCATTGAGGAAGTGTCGATGGAGGATTGGCGGCGCCAGATGGAAACGAATCTATTTGGATTAATCGCTGTGACACGTGCGGTCCTGCCTGTGATGCGTGAACAGAAGCAGGGGTTAATTATAAATTTGTCCAGCGTCAGTGGGTTGTCCGGTTTCCCAGGATATGCGCCCTATGCTGCCTCCAAATTCGCTGTGGAAGGATTCACGGAAAGTTTGCGGCATGAGATGTCTTCTTTTGGTGTTCGGGTGGTATTAGTTGAGCCTGGCTCTTATCGCACACCGATCTGGAATAAAGGTTTGGGTGAGATTCACCGGAGCGAGGACTCTCCGTATAAGCATAAGCTGGACGCGGTTCTTCGTTATTCCAAACATGCGAGCGAGACGGCACCTGATCCACAGGAGGTAGCTGATCTGATCGGCCGAATTGCACGGATGCGTGCACCAAGACTTCGATATGCGCTCGGAAAAGGTTCGCGTGTGCTCATCATAGGTAAAGCACTGCTACCCTGGAAGTGGCTGGAGTGGATCATCGCCCGTGGTTTAAAATAGAGATTTGGTAGGAGCCAAAATTGTACAGTTTGCGAATGGGAGGGTTAGCCATATTCGAATTCATCGTCATTATTTTACTTCTTGTGATTGTGGGTCTGCTCTTTCATATCAATAGCAAGCTGCCAGCGCGTGACCGGGTGAAGGAAGCAATGGAACGGGATCGGAATCAGAAACTTAATCAGGATGCTCCAAATTAAAACGCGGAGGTTACCAATGAAAATTGCATTCGTTTTGTTTGATGGACTGACTTTTCTTGATTTTGCAGGGTTTTATGATGTGATCAATCGGTTGAATTTCTTTGAACCTACCAAAGGAACGACGTGGGAAACCTGTGCCATGACAGATCAGGTCACGGATGAGTCTGGTCTAACGTTGAAGGTGGATCGGGTGAAGCCTGACCTGTCGGAATATGATCTCGTGTTTATCCCTGGGGGCATGGGAACGCGCAAGCTTCGATATGACGAGGCCTTTGTAGGTTGGCTGAAACAGGCTGAGTCTGTGCCTTTGAAGGTTTCGGTGTGCACAGGCTCTCTGCTGCTGGGTGCAGCTGGTTTTTTATCTGGCAAAAAAGCAACAACACATCCCCGTGCATATAATTTGCTTGAGCCATATGTCACTGAGGTGATTCAGAAGCGGATTGTAAAAGATG
Proteins encoded in this region:
- a CDS encoding beta-ketoacyl-ACP synthase III, with the protein product MQLRRVRIAGTGKYLPEQEVTDEELDRRLDVPTGWVSKATGVGVRHYASGEETSSFMGARAAEAALADAGLQFSDIDCLVCTSGTKEQPLPSTAVFIQQAMGQQDSGVPAFDMDATCLSFLNGLDVISYMVDAGRYRRVLLVATEIASAGLNWSDKESAALFGDGAAAVIIERSPEGSSSQIVHASLQTYSRGARFSEIAGGGTRLHASNYKADQPEPYLFHMDGQAIFRMASRLLPGFISEMLQATGNRMADFQLVIPHQGSAMAMRLIRKKLDIAEDRFMDITRNHGNTIAASIPMGLHEAIRQQRIQRGDRVLMIGTAAGLSLGGLIFDY
- a CDS encoding ATP-grasp domain-containing protein; translated protein: MTTRSGETRHRTAASLRVLLTGGRAPVTLDLARMLHRAGHRVYVAESAVRHLTRSSRAVEQCAVVPSPRHNTRAYLAELEGLAQDWQIDLLIPMCEEVFYVAQGADRLRVYCRVLVTTLEQLYELHHKYDFIQLAGSLGLSVPDTRLIHSRQEWMEAQSVLGKLGDWVWKPVYSRFAAKVRMPILMTDDAGVGTDQEGNVSEKKRRHFRNDPPEEGELSVASPWVAQAYIPGQMLCTYSIAHEGQLVAHATYDSRYRTGSVGASVFFEQVEHEGALAWVRQFVEATGFSGQIGFDFIEGPDGQVYAIECNPRATSGIHLFHPGDDLVRALTEPETLVKERKMITPARGSKAMLMLPMLGSGVQQIFGKGKLRAWIAAWRGTRDVVYVGQDIQPVFEQFGVVLAAWRLAKSQKCSLTEALTHDIEWNGEQQ
- a CDS encoding NAD-dependent epimerase/dehydratase family protein, whose product is MNRALVTGATGCLGRHLAIRLAQEGWEVTGMGRQPKVGAELESAGVRFLNGDIRNEAVVNEGCAGQDMVFHCAALSSPWGKYRDFYSSNVEGTQNLIDVCLHNKVQRFIHVSTPSIYFNYIPRYNVHENDPLPSKPANHYAATKLLAEQVVMEGHAKGLPSIIIRPRAIFGPYDQTLFPRIVAANAKSGVPMIGDGQALIDLTCVDNVVDALLLCRDASTEALGRAYNISNGDPRAFSELVSSLFGMLDMPLRRRNIPYRMAYGVAALLERVHGYIPALGEPPLTRYTVGSLSIPQTLDITDAREQLGYIPRVSIEEGLQQFADWWRAESC
- a CDS encoding MBL fold metallo-hydrolase, with product MLTTTPVELYLGAAGYCTHPEFLTLRGGRLSPVPFPAGFACIIHPVHGPILLDTGYSSRFFKETAHLPNALYRHITPVVYREEDSAVHFLARIGLKASDIRYIILSHFHGDHIAGVRDFPEAQFIYLPRAYDAVRSLGPIAAVKAGFLAGLLPEDFMARSWPVTCEPERWTRAGEAFPFDEVYDIFGDGSLLGVDVSGHAEGMMGLLLRTEEHDYFLCADAVWSSRAFREQRRPHALAGIIMSNRQEYHRNFDKLVQLYQQFPHIRIVPSHCRDVLDAWGTGGQKR
- a CDS encoding F390 synthetase-related protein, which gives rise to MSNTFRIVVHYALARGLRTWKTREQLERWQERRIIRHVHQIRARSPFYRKWWGGVDATDWRSFPLIDKSIMMEHFDTLNTVGITKVEALALAGESEETRDFKPSIQGVTVGLSSGTSGNRGIFLVSDREQDAWTGKVLAKLLPGGLWKPAKIAFFLRANSNLYESVQRGKLQFQYFDLLERVETLVKRLETYQPTVWVAPPSMLRLLADAYVAGYLTAVPDKIISVAEVLDPLDRKVLEKIFGQTVHQVYQCTEGFLGATCRYGTLHLNEDIVHIEKEFIDPATRRFVPIITDFSRTSQPIIRYRLNDILTEAALPCACGSPFTAIERIEGRCDDTLYFSNMHTGEAVPVFPDFVTRSVIAASPDIEHYRVVQQGDGTMEVSLRLGGNAVMAQVETNVLLELMKLGERLECTLPEIRFVPYTFEPGLTKLRRVERRHNGVAD
- a CDS encoding SDR family oxidoreductase, which gives rise to MTVEENLTEAGQGRINAGSDVVKKTKEGINAPVALITGTSSGFGMLTAITLAKQGYLVVATMRDLSRRKELVKLAEQAGITERLQYVQLDVTDAESVQEAVGSVLLHNGRIDMLVNNAGFAVGGFIEEVSMEDWRRQMETNLFGLIAVTRAVLPVMREQKQGLIINLSSVSGLSGFPGYAPYAASKFAVEGFTESLRHEMSSFGVRVVLVEPGSYRTPIWNKGLGEIHRSEDSPYKHKLDAVLRYSKHASETAPDPQEVADLIGRIARMRAPRLRYALGKGSRVLIIGKALLPWKWLEWIIARGLK
- a CDS encoding DJ-1/PfpI family protein; amino-acid sequence: MKIAFVLFDGLTFLDFAGFYDVINRLNFFEPTKGTTWETCAMTDQVTDESGLTLKVDRVKPDLSEYDLVFIPGGMGTRKLRYDEAFVGWLKQAESVPLKVSVCTGSLLLGAAGFLSGKKATTHPRAYNLLEPYVTEVIQKRIVKDGNVITAGGVATSIDLGIYVVGLLAGQEAAANVKLQIDYPYEMQGVVEE